The Bacteroides ovatus genomic interval TATATGCATCCTCAATATCCATCATTTGATAGCAAATATCGTCTGCCGCTTCCACTAAATAGACTAGTGGGTGGCGTGCATACTTCAAAGGATGCTCGTTGAGCAAGGTCAGTCCTAATTCAGTTGCTATTTTTTGGAAACTTTCTTCTTCGCTGATGAAGAATCCAAACTTCGATTTGGTTCCTGCAAGGCTTGATGAAAAGGGATATTTCACGATAGAAGCCAGAGTGGTATATGTCAGGACAAATCCGCCTTTGCGACGTCCTTCAAACTGATGTGTCAGTATTCGGAACGCATTTGCATTTCCTTCAAAATGTGTCAAATCTTCCCATTCCATCGGAGAAAGTTGCTCGCCGTTCGGCTGCTTTTCTTTCAGGCGAACTCCTTTTCCTTCAGAGAAAAAAGTAGAAATAGCCTTTTCACCTGAATGACCGAAGGGCGGATTCCCCAAATCGTGTGCCAGGCAAGCGGCCGAGACGATAGAACCAATCTCCGGCAGGAAAGAATCCTGAAGTTCCGGATGACGTTCCAGAAGTGCTTTGGCAACATCGTCCCCGAGTGAACGGCCAACGCTGGCGACTTCGAGACTGTGCGTAAGTCGGTTGTGTACAAAAACGCTGCCCGGTAGAGGGAATACTTGCGTTTTGTTCTGTAATCTGCGGAAAGGAGCCGAAAAAATAAGACGGTCATAGTCCCGTTGGAATTCGGATCGGTTTTCCTGTCGTTCCTCATGGAATTCTTCCATTCCGAAACGTTTCGCTGATATTAATTGGTTCCAATTCATCATTTTATCTATAATTTTAGTGTTTACCATTCGCAAATTGGCTACAGGTACATTATTTAACTGCAAACTTAACTATTTTTCAGTTCAAAATGTGTATTTTCGCCCGTTAAATAGTAAACATGCATTTATGAATATTCAAGTTATCAATAAATCGAAGCATCCGCTTCCGGCTTATGCCACTGAATTGTCCGCAGGAATGGATATCCGTGCTAATCTTTCTGAACCTATCACATTGGAACCGTTGCAACGTTGTCTGGTGCCGACAGGACTGTATATCGCCTTGCCGAAGGGATTTGAGGCACAGGTTCGTCCACGTAGCGGACTGGCGATCAAGAAAGGGATTACGGTGCTCAATTCTCCGGGTACGATTGATGCGGATTATCGTGGGGAAGTTTGTATCATTTTAGTCAATCTCTCCTCTGAAACGTTTGTGATTGAAGACGGTGAACGTATCGCGCAGATGGTGATAGCGAAGCACGAACAGCCTGCATGGCAGGAAGTAGAGGTGCTGGATGAAACAGAACGGGGAGCCGGTGGTTTCGGACATACCGGAGTATGATGAATGCTTAATGGAGAAAATAGAATGAAGATAAAAATAGGATGGCTGTTCGTGACGGTATTGATGCTCACTTCATGTGGGGGAATCCGGTCTGTGCGTACAGCAAAAACAACAGCGAAAGCAGATGGAGCTTCTTTGATGAAGGAAACATTGCTTTCTGCTGAACAACAGCGTAAATATGACTACTTCTTTTTAGAAGCCATGCGGATGAAAGGAAAGAATGAGTATGATGCGGCATTTGGATTGCTACAGCATTGTCTGGATATCAACCCCACTGCTTCTTCTGCGCTTTATGAAATATCGCAATATTATATGTTCCTTCGCCAGGTGCCGCAAGGTCAGGTTGCTTTGGAGCAGGCAGTGGCTTTTGCGCCTGATAACTATTGGTATAGTCAGGGATTGGTCAGTTTGTACCAGCAACAAAATGAATTGGATAAGGCTGCGGCTTTGCTTGAGAAGATGGTGACCCGTTTCCCGTCGAAACAGGACCCTTTGTTCAGCCTTCTTGATATTTACAGTCGCCAGGAGAAGTATAATGATGTCATTTCTACATTGAATCGTTTAGAGAAACGTTTGGGTAAGAATGAGCAGCTGTCTATGGAGAAATTCCGGATTTATCTTCAGATGAAAGATGATAAGAAGGCATTTCAGGAAATAGAAAGTCTGGTACAGGAATATCCGATGGATATGCGTTATCAGGTGATACTGGGAGATGTATATCTTCAGAACGGGAAAAAGCAGGAAGCTTATGATGCATACCAGAAGGTACTGGCTGTAGAGCCTGATAATCCGATGGCTCTCTTCTCGATGGCTTCTTACTATGAACAGACCGGGCAGAAAGAATTGTATCAACAGCAACTGGATACGTTGTTATTGAACAAAAAGGTGACTTCTGATACTAAAATCAGTGTCATGAGACAGGTGATTGCGGAAAATGAACAGTCGTCCGCTAAAGATAGCACTCAGGTGATTGCCTTGTTTGACCGGATGATGAAGC includes:
- a CDS encoding deoxyguanosinetriphosphate triphosphohydrolase, which produces MMNWNQLISAKRFGMEEFHEERQENRSEFQRDYDRLIFSAPFRRLQNKTQVFPLPGSVFVHNRLTHSLEVASVGRSLGDDVAKALLERHPELQDSFLPEIGSIVSAACLAHDLGNPPFGHSGEKAISTFFSEGKGVRLKEKQPNGEQLSPMEWEDLTHFEGNANAFRILTHQFEGRRKGGFVLTYTTLASIVKYPFSSSLAGTKSKFGFFISEEESFQKIATELGLTLLNEHPLKYARHPLVYLVEAADDICYQMMDIEDAYKLKILTTEETKELLMTYFSEERQEHLRKTFLIVNDVNEQIAYLRSSVIGLLIRECTRVFLDHEQEILSGTFEGSLIKRIAERPAAAYKHSVEVSINKIYRSRDVLDIELAGFRIISTLLELMIDAVTSPEKAYSKLLIDRVSSQYNINSPVLYERIQAVLDYISGMTDVFALDLYRKINGNSLPAV
- the dut gene encoding dUTP diphosphatase: MNIQVINKSKHPLPAYATELSAGMDIRANLSEPITLEPLQRCLVPTGLYIALPKGFEAQVRPRSGLAIKKGITVLNSPGTIDADYRGEVCIILVNLSSETFVIEDGERIAQMVIAKHEQPAWQEVEVLDETERGAGGFGHTGV
- a CDS encoding tetratricopeptide repeat protein, giving the protein MKIKIGWLFVTVLMLTSCGGIRSVRTAKTTAKADGASLMKETLLSAEQQRKYDYFFLEAMRMKGKNEYDAAFGLLQHCLDINPTASSALYEISQYYMFLRQVPQGQVALEQAVAFAPDNYWYSQGLVSLYQQQNELDKAAALLEKMVTRFPSKQDPLFSLLDIYSRQEKYNDVISTLNRLEKRLGKNEQLSMEKFRIYLQMKDDKKAFQEIESLVQEYPMDMRYQVILGDVYLQNGKKQEAYDAYQKVLAVEPDNPMALFSMASYYEQTGQKELYQQQLDTLLLNKKVTSDTKISVMRQVIAENEQSSAKDSTQVIALFDRMMKQDMDDPQIPMLYSQYLLSKNMEQEAVPVLEQVVDLDPTNKAARLMLVSAAVKKEDYKQIIKVCEPGIEATPDALELYYYLAIAYHQAEQGDSVLSVCNRALEHITPDTRKEVISDFYSIMGDIYHTKKQMTEAYAAYDSALVYNPSNIGALNNYAYYLSVERRDLDKAEEMSYKTVKAEPNNSTYLDTYAWILFEKGNYAEARIYIDNAMKNDGEKSDVIVEHCGDIYFMTGDVEGALKYWKKALEMGSESKTLKQKIEKKKYIAE